One Ailuropoda melanoleuca isolate Jingjing chromosome 14, ASM200744v2, whole genome shotgun sequence DNA segment encodes these proteins:
- the WDR89 gene encoding WD repeat-containing protein 89 isoform X3: MEKIEEQFANLNIIKRSSDTKEPTYLLGIDTSKTVQAEKENLVAVLCSNGSIRIYDKERLYILREFSGYPGLLNGVKFANSCDSVYSSCTDGTVKCWDARLASEKPVQLFKGYPSNIFISFDISCNDHVICAGTEKVDDDALLVFWDARINSQDLSTTKDPLGAYSETHSDDVTQVCFHPNNPNMVVSGSTDGLVNVFDISVDNEADALITTCNSVSSVSCIGWSGKDYKQIYCMTHDEGFCWWDLNHLDTDEPITCLNIQDVREVVTLKEGILDYLIGGLYHEKMDRLFVVGGTNTGMIHLMSCTVSGLIHVTSLHGGHAATVRSFSWNVQDDSLLTGGEDAQLLLWKPGAIEKTFTKKDSMKIASSVSQRVRVHSNDLYKRRKKQ, translated from the coding sequence ATGGAGAAGATTGAGGAACAATTTGCTAATCTGAACATTATTAAACGTTCCTCGGACACTAAGGAGCCTACTTATTTGCTTGGCATAGACACTTCAAAAACTGtacaagcagaaaaagaaaacttggttGCTGTTTTATGTTCTAATGGATCAATCAGAATATATGATAAAGAAAGGTTATACATACTACGGGAATTTAGTGGTTATCCTGGACTTCTTAATGGAGTCAAATTTGCAAATTCTTGTGACAGTGTGTATTCATCATGTACTGATGGCACTGTAAAATGTTGGGATGCTCGATTAGCCAGTGAAAAACCTGTCCAGCTGTTCAAGGGTTACCCttccaatatttttattagttttgatATCAGCTGTAATGATCATGTCATTTGTGCTGGTACAGAAAAAGTTGATGATGATGCATTGTTGGTATTTTGGGATGCAAGAATTAATTCTCAGGATTTGTCTACCACTAAAGACCCACTTGGAGCGTATTCCGAGACTCATAGTGATGATGTCACTCAAGTGTGCTTCCATCCCAACAATCCCAACATGGTAGTCTCGGGTTCAACTGATGGCCTGGTAAATGTGTTTGATATTAGTGTTGATAATGAAGCAGATGCACTGATCACAACCTGTAACTCCGTCTCATCAGTAAGCTGTATTGGCTGGTCTGGGAAGGATTATAAACAGATTTACTGCATGACACATGATGAAGGATTTTGTTGGTGGGATCTTAATCATCTGGACACTGATGAACCAATTACATGTTTGAACATCCAGGATGTCAGAGAAGTAGTTACTCTGAAAGAAGGTATTTTGGACTATTTAATTGGGGGCCTATATCACGAAAAAATGGACAGATTGTTTGTTGTTGGAGGAACAAACACAGGAATGATTCACTTGATGAGCTGCACTGTATCAGGATTGATCCACGTGACCAGCCTTCACGGAGGGCATGCTGCTACAGTCCGTTCTTTCTCTTGGAATGTGCAGGATGATTCTTTGCTAACCGGAGGAGAAGATGCGCAGTTGTTACTTTGGAAACCTGGAGCAATAGAGAAGACATTTACAAAGAAAGACAGCATGAAAATAGCATCCTCTGTGTCCCAGCGAGTTCGAGTTCACAGTAATGATTTgtacaagagaaggaaaaagcaatga
- the WDR89 gene encoding WD repeat-containing protein 89 isoform X1, which produces MVSKVRSEGGDHQGIPTSRNEFLLRLDATADMEKIEEQFANLNIIKRSSDTKEPTYLLGIDTSKTVQAEKENLVAVLCSNGSIRIYDKERLYILREFSGYPGLLNGVKFANSCDSVYSSCTDGTVKCWDARLASEKPVQLFKGYPSNIFISFDISCNDHVICAGTEKVDDDALLVFWDARINSQDLSTTKDPLGAYSETHSDDVTQVCFHPNNPNMVVSGSTDGLVNVFDISVDNEADALITTCNSVSSVSCIGWSGKDYKQIYCMTHDEGFCWWDLNHLDTDEPITCLNIQDVREVVTLKEGILDYLIGGLYHEKMDRLFVVGGTNTGMIHLMSCTVSGLIHVTSLHGGHAATVRSFSWNVQDDSLLTGGEDAQLLLWKPGAIEKTFTKKDSMKIASSVSQRVRVHSNDLYKRRKKQ; this is translated from the coding sequence atttttacTACGCTTGGATGCTACTGCTGACATGGAGAAGATTGAGGAACAATTTGCTAATCTGAACATTATTAAACGTTCCTCGGACACTAAGGAGCCTACTTATTTGCTTGGCATAGACACTTCAAAAACTGtacaagcagaaaaagaaaacttggttGCTGTTTTATGTTCTAATGGATCAATCAGAATATATGATAAAGAAAGGTTATACATACTACGGGAATTTAGTGGTTATCCTGGACTTCTTAATGGAGTCAAATTTGCAAATTCTTGTGACAGTGTGTATTCATCATGTACTGATGGCACTGTAAAATGTTGGGATGCTCGATTAGCCAGTGAAAAACCTGTCCAGCTGTTCAAGGGTTACCCttccaatatttttattagttttgatATCAGCTGTAATGATCATGTCATTTGTGCTGGTACAGAAAAAGTTGATGATGATGCATTGTTGGTATTTTGGGATGCAAGAATTAATTCTCAGGATTTGTCTACCACTAAAGACCCACTTGGAGCGTATTCCGAGACTCATAGTGATGATGTCACTCAAGTGTGCTTCCATCCCAACAATCCCAACATGGTAGTCTCGGGTTCAACTGATGGCCTGGTAAATGTGTTTGATATTAGTGTTGATAATGAAGCAGATGCACTGATCACAACCTGTAACTCCGTCTCATCAGTAAGCTGTATTGGCTGGTCTGGGAAGGATTATAAACAGATTTACTGCATGACACATGATGAAGGATTTTGTTGGTGGGATCTTAATCATCTGGACACTGATGAACCAATTACATGTTTGAACATCCAGGATGTCAGAGAAGTAGTTACTCTGAAAGAAGGTATTTTGGACTATTTAATTGGGGGCCTATATCACGAAAAAATGGACAGATTGTTTGTTGTTGGAGGAACAAACACAGGAATGATTCACTTGATGAGCTGCACTGTATCAGGATTGATCCACGTGACCAGCCTTCACGGAGGGCATGCTGCTACAGTCCGTTCTTTCTCTTGGAATGTGCAGGATGATTCTTTGCTAACCGGAGGAGAAGATGCGCAGTTGTTACTTTGGAAACCTGGAGCAATAGAGAAGACATTTACAAAGAAAGACAGCATGAAAATAGCATCCTCTGTGTCCCAGCGAGTTCGAGTTCACAGTAATGATTTgtacaagagaaggaaaaagcaatga
- the WDR89 gene encoding WD repeat-containing protein 89 isoform X2, with protein MSFLHLSPLHSLLLQIRFLLRLDATADMEKIEEQFANLNIIKRSSDTKEPTYLLGIDTSKTVQAEKENLVAVLCSNGSIRIYDKERLYILREFSGYPGLLNGVKFANSCDSVYSSCTDGTVKCWDARLASEKPVQLFKGYPSNIFISFDISCNDHVICAGTEKVDDDALLVFWDARINSQDLSTTKDPLGAYSETHSDDVTQVCFHPNNPNMVVSGSTDGLVNVFDISVDNEADALITTCNSVSSVSCIGWSGKDYKQIYCMTHDEGFCWWDLNHLDTDEPITCLNIQDVREVVTLKEGILDYLIGGLYHEKMDRLFVVGGTNTGMIHLMSCTVSGLIHVTSLHGGHAATVRSFSWNVQDDSLLTGGEDAQLLLWKPGAIEKTFTKKDSMKIASSVSQRVRVHSNDLYKRRKKQ; from the coding sequence atttttacTACGCTTGGATGCTACTGCTGACATGGAGAAGATTGAGGAACAATTTGCTAATCTGAACATTATTAAACGTTCCTCGGACACTAAGGAGCCTACTTATTTGCTTGGCATAGACACTTCAAAAACTGtacaagcagaaaaagaaaacttggttGCTGTTTTATGTTCTAATGGATCAATCAGAATATATGATAAAGAAAGGTTATACATACTACGGGAATTTAGTGGTTATCCTGGACTTCTTAATGGAGTCAAATTTGCAAATTCTTGTGACAGTGTGTATTCATCATGTACTGATGGCACTGTAAAATGTTGGGATGCTCGATTAGCCAGTGAAAAACCTGTCCAGCTGTTCAAGGGTTACCCttccaatatttttattagttttgatATCAGCTGTAATGATCATGTCATTTGTGCTGGTACAGAAAAAGTTGATGATGATGCATTGTTGGTATTTTGGGATGCAAGAATTAATTCTCAGGATTTGTCTACCACTAAAGACCCACTTGGAGCGTATTCCGAGACTCATAGTGATGATGTCACTCAAGTGTGCTTCCATCCCAACAATCCCAACATGGTAGTCTCGGGTTCAACTGATGGCCTGGTAAATGTGTTTGATATTAGTGTTGATAATGAAGCAGATGCACTGATCACAACCTGTAACTCCGTCTCATCAGTAAGCTGTATTGGCTGGTCTGGGAAGGATTATAAACAGATTTACTGCATGACACATGATGAAGGATTTTGTTGGTGGGATCTTAATCATCTGGACACTGATGAACCAATTACATGTTTGAACATCCAGGATGTCAGAGAAGTAGTTACTCTGAAAGAAGGTATTTTGGACTATTTAATTGGGGGCCTATATCACGAAAAAATGGACAGATTGTTTGTTGTTGGAGGAACAAACACAGGAATGATTCACTTGATGAGCTGCACTGTATCAGGATTGATCCACGTGACCAGCCTTCACGGAGGGCATGCTGCTACAGTCCGTTCTTTCTCTTGGAATGTGCAGGATGATTCTTTGCTAACCGGAGGAGAAGATGCGCAGTTGTTACTTTGGAAACCTGGAGCAATAGAGAAGACATTTACAAAGAAAGACAGCATGAAAATAGCATCCTCTGTGTCCCAGCGAGTTCGAGTTCACAGTAATGATTTgtacaagagaaggaaaaagcaatga